The following are encoded together in the Mesoterricola sediminis genome:
- a CDS encoding minor capsid protein has product MKVPDKIRSNLISHQVDLLRYEAGLRKDIRDMLVQLGRDLNTALVGAGLDTPRTDWQRARMRALADEAEAKIKETYGTISEAHLGEMEGLVEVSSAGVVTAINEALGADLLIKPKWTSEQLAKLVGNTLIEGAPSADWWDRQAQILTNAFSDTLRQGLLRGETIDQLRDRVIGMDLPGVDAVGKVDLRQVPAQGRGVIWEARRNAEALVRTSAISIAGEAHLAAYEANADIMAGYQWCSTLDARTTPICRALDGLRWDMDWNPIGHDFPYPGPTAHWGCRSFTLPVTKSWEELAREAHGNSRMAKELDKMGPGQRASMGGPVSGDLTFQGWFDGLPEAKQKEILGPKRYDSWVSGNLKFQDMVDQSGNPLTLEQLRAKSA; this is encoded by the coding sequence ATGAAAGTCCCGGACAAGATCCGTTCCAACCTCATCTCCCATCAGGTGGACCTGCTCCGCTATGAGGCGGGGCTGCGCAAGGACATCCGCGACATGCTGGTCCAGCTCGGGAGGGACCTGAATACCGCCCTTGTCGGAGCCGGCCTGGACACCCCCCGCACGGACTGGCAACGCGCCAGGATGCGGGCGCTCGCGGACGAGGCGGAGGCCAAGATCAAGGAGACCTACGGGACCATCTCCGAGGCGCACCTGGGCGAAATGGAGGGTCTGGTCGAGGTCAGCAGCGCTGGGGTGGTGACGGCCATCAATGAGGCGCTGGGCGCGGACCTGCTCATCAAGCCCAAGTGGACGAGCGAGCAACTGGCCAAACTCGTCGGGAATACCCTGATCGAGGGGGCGCCGTCCGCCGACTGGTGGGACCGGCAGGCCCAGATCCTCACCAATGCGTTCTCGGACACGCTCCGGCAGGGGCTCCTCCGTGGCGAGACGATCGACCAGCTCCGCGACCGCGTGATCGGCATGGACCTCCCCGGGGTGGACGCCGTGGGCAAGGTGGACCTCCGGCAAGTCCCCGCCCAGGGCAGGGGCGTGATCTGGGAGGCCCGGCGCAACGCGGAGGCCCTGGTCCGCACCTCGGCCATTTCCATTGCGGGCGAGGCACACCTGGCTGCCTACGAGGCCAACGCGGACATCATGGCCGGGTATCAGTGGTGCTCCACCCTCGACGCCAGGACCACGCCGATTTGCCGGGCGCTCGATGGATTGCGCTGGGACATGGACTGGAATCCCATCGGCCACGATTTCCCCTACCCTGGCCCTACGGCGCATTGGGGCTGCCGGTCGTTTACCCTCCCCGTGACGAAATCCTGGGAGGAACTGGCCCGCGAGGCCCACGGCAATTCCCGGATGGCCAAGGAGCTGGACAAGATGGGCCCGGGGCAACGCGCCTCCATGGGCGGCCCAGTCTCCGGAGACCTCACGTTCCAGGGCTGGTTCGACGGGCTCCCGGAGGCCAAACAAAAGGAGATCCTGGGGCCCAAGCGGTACGATTCCTGGGTATCTGGGAATCTCAAATTTCAGGACATGGTGGACCAGTCCGGGAACCCCCTGACCCTCGAACAGCTCCGGGCGAAGTCCGCGTAA
- a CDS encoding DnaT-like ssDNA-binding protein, producing MTLITTPGDPTANSLASLAEAEAYMGSVIFKDDWTAATEATKEAALRQASRLMGQWAWKGIRVTKAQAMCWPRVDGVPRYNLDNPPSILLCDEDGYYVAADEIPTCVKEACIEYAFRLLSEDREADAGALVPDDLKSGTTTITNLRRRPIPPSALDKVRFWLTTDGISVKLVRG from the coding sequence ATGACCCTGATCACGACCCCCGGCGATCCCACCGCCAACAGCCTCGCCTCCCTCGCGGAGGCCGAGGCCTACATGGGGTCCGTGATTTTCAAGGATGACTGGACCGCAGCCACGGAGGCCACCAAGGAAGCCGCGCTGCGTCAGGCGTCCAGGCTCATGGGCCAGTGGGCCTGGAAGGGCATCAGAGTCACCAAGGCGCAGGCGATGTGCTGGCCCCGGGTGGATGGCGTCCCTCGCTACAACCTGGACAACCCCCCGTCCATCCTGCTCTGCGACGAGGACGGCTACTACGTCGCCGCCGACGAGATCCCCACCTGCGTGAAGGAGGCCTGCATCGAATACGCCTTCCGGCTCCTCTCCGAGGACCGGGAGGCTGACGCGGGCGCCCTCGTCCCCGATGACCTCAAGAGCGGCACCACGACGATCACGAACCTCCGCCGCCGGCCCATCCCGCCCTCCGCGCTGGACAAGGTCAGGTTCTGGCTCACCACGGACGGGATCTCCGTCAAGCTGGTGCGCGGATGA
- a CDS encoding phage fiber-tail adaptor protein: protein MSQFFSPKTPMAVIKLGVDWTKALAELGDTIQSATWAITNTTDPSEVTTAMLQGAVDLSKTGQVWQKVSGGTAGCVYEHTCTVTTTGGQTIPYSVRQSVKADS, encoded by the coding sequence ATGAGCCAGTTTTTCAGCCCCAAGACTCCCATGGCCGTGATCAAGCTGGGCGTTGACTGGACCAAAGCGCTCGCGGAGCTCGGGGACACGATCCAGTCCGCGACCTGGGCGATCACCAACACGACGGACCCGAGCGAGGTCACAACCGCCATGCTCCAGGGCGCGGTGGACCTCTCCAAGACGGGCCAGGTCTGGCAGAAGGTCTCCGGCGGAACCGCGGGATGCGTCTATGAGCACACCTGCACGGTCACGACCACGGGCGGGCAAACGATACCCTACAGCGTCCGGCAGAGCGTCAAGGCGGATTCATGA
- a CDS encoding major capsid protein: MAIGKASDFVIYQDQFQAGVWEAITQNVNVFNGASAGAIKLVAKDLKGDFNKDTFFKTIAGLVSRRDTTSTATVADTALAQGENIGVKLNRKIGPIALTLDSLRKIGSSSEEISFGIGRMVGERKAVDMLNGALIGATAALGAQSSVLYDATADTTKTLNHTAMVSGMAKFGDQSARIKAWVMHSKPYFDLVKQAIGDKIVEVAGVTIYSGNVATFNRPTIVTDAAPLLVSGSPNTYPILGLVEGGIVVTESEQQEIATQLVTGLENLVHRIQGEFAYNLNIMGFQWDVTNGGANPNDTALGTGTNWDPVVTSYKDYAGIYLKVQ; encoded by the coding sequence ATGGCCATCGGCAAAGCCTCCGACTTCGTCATCTACCAGGACCAGTTCCAGGCGGGCGTCTGGGAAGCTATCACCCAGAACGTCAACGTCTTCAACGGTGCCTCCGCCGGCGCGATCAAGTTGGTCGCGAAGGACCTGAAGGGCGACTTCAACAAGGACACCTTCTTCAAGACCATCGCGGGCCTCGTCTCCCGCCGGGACACGACCTCCACCGCTACGGTGGCCGATACCGCCCTCGCGCAGGGCGAGAACATCGGCGTGAAGCTCAACCGCAAGATCGGCCCCATCGCCCTCACCCTGGACTCCCTCCGCAAGATCGGGTCCAGCAGCGAGGAGATCAGCTTCGGCATCGGCCGCATGGTCGGCGAGCGCAAGGCCGTGGACATGCTCAACGGGGCCCTCATCGGCGCCACCGCCGCCCTGGGCGCCCAGTCCAGCGTCCTCTACGATGCCACCGCGGACACGACCAAGACCCTGAACCACACCGCCATGGTCAGCGGCATGGCCAAGTTCGGCGACCAGAGCGCCCGCATCAAGGCCTGGGTCATGCACTCCAAGCCCTACTTCGACCTCGTCAAGCAGGCGATCGGCGACAAGATCGTGGAAGTGGCCGGCGTCACGATCTACAGCGGCAACGTGGCCACGTTCAACCGCCCGACCATCGTCACCGACGCGGCCCCCCTCCTGGTCAGCGGCTCCCCCAACACCTACCCCATCCTGGGCCTGGTCGAGGGCGGCATCGTCGTGACCGAGAGCGAGCAGCAGGAGATCGCCACCCAGCTCGTCACCGGCCTCGAGAACCTGGTCCACCGGATCCAGGGCGAGTTCGCCTACAACCTCAACATCATGGGGTTCCAGTGGGACGTGACCAACGGCGGCGCGAACCCCAACGACACCGCCCTCGGCACCGGCACCAACTGGGATCCCGTCGTGACGTCCTACAAGGACTACGCGGGCATCTACCTGAAGGTGCAGTAA